Genomic DNA from Fimbriimonas ginsengisoli Gsoil 348:
GCTCCTGCCGGCTCTCTTCTCCCTGTACTCCATCTACAAGCGAAACCAAGCCGAGTCTCTCAATCGGGCGACCGCTTTCGCCACCGAGTACGAAACGATCGAAGCGCTCGCCGCGGCTCAAGGGATGCCGATCGACAGCGCGATCGAGGAGATGAAGGGGCAAGGGTTGAACGCAGTCGTACTCTCCGAGGAGTCCGTCGCGGAGCTGATCGGCCGTGGACGGCTCACGCTCGGAGCCCAGAGTTTCACCGTCGGCGGCAAGACCGCCAACGAATACGGGCTCTACTTTAGCGACCCGCACGACATGGCCCGAGTGCAACGTGCCCTCCGCACGCGGTTTCACGATCTGGCGGGACCAATGAACTCGTCCCGGCCGCTGATGCTGTCGCTACCTCCGGTCGCTCCCGCTCTCGTACGGGCCACCTCGGTCGGCCTTAGCCCGGACCAGACGGAGATCGCCCGACGCCATGGGCTCCAGATCATCGCCCGCTTCTCCAACCCGCCAGGGGTGAGCTCCGCTACCGTCCGCGACATGTTGACGTGGGCCCACGAGATGGGGGCAACTGTCTTTCTCCCCTCGGGAGACCAGGTGTTGGGCCGACGCAATGCACTAGGGACGACGCAGGAGACCCTGCAGACCTTGGGAATGCTGTATGCCACCCCGGAGTTCACCCGGATCGGGGGCGACGACGAACTTGTCAAGAAGGCCCCGGAAAACGTGGTCCGCCTCCACTCCGCACAGGTCGCGGAACTGGACCGCCTCTCCCCCGCCGATGCCGTCGAACGATATGTGAAGGCCGCGCGAGAGCGGAACATGCGCGTGCTTCTCATCCGGCCGCTGAGCTTCGGAGCGGAACATCCGCTGTCTGATTTCGGCGACTTCATAGGATCGATTCGCAAGGAGGTCGAGAAGGAGGGAGGCGCCCTCGGAAAGCCGAAGCCGTTCGAGCCGCCCACGCTCCCACGCTGGTTCCCGATCCTGATCGGCCTTAGCATCGTTCCGGCCGGCTTCTTCGTCGGCTCCGCGTTCTTCAGCGACCGCCGGCTTCAGGCGATCGGCCTCGGTCTGCTCGTACTTCTCGGCGCGGCGACCGCCGTCCACACCGGGCTGCAGATCATGGCCCTCGTGGCGACCCTGGTCTTCCCCGTCGCGGCGTTTCTCGTGCTGGACGCCCTCCGGCCCCGGAACGTCCTTCTCGGCTTCCTCTTGGTTTCCGCTATTTCGCTGATCGGCGGACTCTGCGTGGCGGGAATGATGAACGGCCTGCCGTACTACATCAAGGCCGACGAGTTTTCCGGAGTTAAGATTTCGATCTTTCTTCCGATCGTCATCATCGGATTTCTTTTCCTGCAGCGGCTTGCCGACCTGAAGTCGGTGCTAAAAGCGCCCATCACCTGGAGCACCGTGGCGCTCGGCGTCACCATCGCCGCCGTCCTCGGCCTGATGATCGCGCGTACCGGAAACGACACCGGCGCAGGGCCGAGCGGCGGCGAGATGGTCTTCCGAAACCTACTCGACAGGTTCCTTTTCGTTCGGCCACGGACGAAGGAGTTCCTGATCGGCCACCCATTGCTGATCGCCGGGATCGGTCTGCTGTCGTACCTCACCCGCCACCCAAACAAGGTCGCAACCTGGGGCGGATGGGCGGCGTTACTGCTCATGGTCGGGTCGATGGGGCAAACGAGCATCGTCAATACGCTCACTCACTTGCACATCCCGGTATATCTCTCACTCGCTAGAATCGCTCTTGGAGTGGTTCTCGGGTGTATCATCGGCC
This window encodes:
- a CDS encoding DUF5693 family protein, which produces MNRTKLPQWLAMALLLPALFSLYSIYKRNQAESLNRATAFATEYETIEALAAAQGMPIDSAIEEMKGQGLNAVVLSEESVAELIGRGRLTLGAQSFTVGGKTANEYGLYFSDPHDMARVQRALRTRFHDLAGPMNSSRPLMLSLPPVAPALVRATSVGLSPDQTEIARRHGLQIIARFSNPPGVSSATVRDMLTWAHEMGATVFLPSGDQVLGRRNALGTTQETLQTLGMLYATPEFTRIGGDDELVKKAPENVVRLHSAQVAELDRLSPADAVERYVKAARERNMRVLLIRPLSFGAEHPLSDFGDFIGSIRKEVEKEGGALGKPKPFEPPTLPRWFPILIGLSIVPAGFFVGSAFFSDRRLQAIGLGLLVLLGAATAVHTGLQIMALVATLVFPVAAFLVLDALRPRNVLLGFLLVSAISLIGGLCVAGMMNGLPYYIKADEFSGVKISIFLPIVIIGFLFLQRLADLKSVLKAPITWSTVALGVTIAAVLGLMIARTGNDTGAGPSGGEMVFRNLLDRFLFVRPRTKEFLIGHPLLIAGIGLLSYLTRHPNKVATWGGWAALLLMVGSMGQTSIVNTLTHLHIPVYLSLARIALGVVLGCIIGLGLWAIVSRLLPRDQEEA